Proteins encoded by one window of Thiovulum sp. ES:
- a CDS encoding RNA polymerase sigma factor, FliA/WhiG family (PFAM: Sigma-70, region 4; Sigma-70 region 2~TIGRFAM: RNA polymerase sigma factor, FliA/WhiG family; RNA polymerase sigma factor, sigma-70 family): MGYESELKYQKDQLAIEYLPAVKSMAFRLKERLPSFIEYSDLVSIGTEELVKLARRYDETQNDSFWGYAKKRVYGSMLDYLRSLDIMSRNGRKLVKNIDHLVDNYITKHNSEPSNQYIAKELDISIEKVREARRASEIYTVLPITDHVDFEDTENDLMEKLESADLIDKIKDILATLTEREQLVIQLYYFEELNLKEISAILKITESRISQIHKAVLKQVRAKFKED; the protein is encoded by the coding sequence ATGGGTTATGAAAGTGAATTAAAATACCAGAAAGATCAATTAGCGATAGAGTATCTCCCTGCTGTTAAGTCAATGGCATTTCGATTAAAAGAGAGACTGCCTAGTTTTATAGAATATTCAGATCTTGTTTCAATCGGAACAGAAGAGCTTGTAAAACTTGCAAGAAGATACGACGAAACTCAAAACGATTCATTTTGGGGATATGCAAAAAAACGGGTTTATGGTTCAATGCTGGACTATCTTCGTTCGCTTGATATTATGAGCAGAAACGGTAGAAAACTTGTAAAAAATATTGATCATCTTGTTGATAATTACATTACAAAACACAATAGCGAACCATCAAATCAATACATTGCAAAAGAGCTTGATATTTCCATTGAGAAAGTTCGGGAGGCTCGACGGGCTTCTGAAATTTATACAGTCTTACCAATTACAGATCATGTTGATTTTGAAGATACTGAAAATGACTTGATGGAAAAATTAGAAAGTGCCGATTTAATTGATAAGATAAAAGATATTCTTGCGACCTTAACAGAGCGAGAGCAACTTGTAATTCAGCTCTACTATTTTGAAGAGTTAAATTTAAAAGAGATTAGTGCAATTTTAAAAATTACAGAATCAAGAATTTCACAAATTCACAAAGCAGTTCTTAAGCAGGTTAGAGCAAAATTTAAGGAAGATTAA